From Denitrovibrio acetiphilus DSM 12809, the proteins below share one genomic window:
- a CDS encoding type II asparaginase, with protein MRRNCLMKLLSLVILLCFTAANAYSADLPKVVILATGGTIAGSAASQTNTTGYKAGTIGVETLINAVPEIKELAEVSGEQVCNTASPNMTNEILLQLGKRVNELLSSKDVDGVVITHGTDTLEETAYFLNLVVKSDKPVVVVGAMRPATAISADGPMNLYNAVLLASSKEAKGRGAYILMNDRIGSARFVSKTNTTMTDTFKSHEQGYLGAIAGGKIYFWNQITKKHTFNSEFDISKIKELPRVDIIYSHQSDDGVFYDAAVKAGAKGIVSAGSGNGSLSDATKLAGKDAQKAGVVFVQSSRVNNGIITPKKSGRVGLYANSLNPAKSRILLMVALTKTSDPEVIQRYFDEY; from the coding sequence ATGAGAAGAAATTGTTTAATGAAACTGTTGTCTTTGGTTATTTTATTATGCTTCACAGCAGCAAATGCTTATTCAGCAGATTTGCCGAAAGTTGTTATTCTCGCGACAGGTGGAACTATTGCAGGGTCTGCGGCTTCACAAACTAATACAACCGGTTATAAAGCAGGAACTATTGGTGTGGAGACTCTGATCAATGCGGTTCCTGAGATAAAGGAGCTTGCAGAGGTTAGCGGAGAGCAGGTTTGTAATACTGCAAGCCCGAATATGACTAATGAAATTCTGCTTCAGCTTGGCAAACGGGTTAATGAACTGCTTTCATCCAAAGACGTTGACGGAGTCGTAATAACTCACGGAACAGATACTCTGGAAGAGACAGCATATTTCCTTAATCTCGTTGTGAAAAGCGATAAACCAGTGGTTGTGGTCGGGGCTATGCGTCCTGCAACTGCTATCAGTGCTGACGGACCGATGAACCTGTACAATGCTGTTCTCCTTGCTTCATCCAAAGAAGCAAAAGGGAGGGGGGCTTACATCCTTATGAATGACCGGATTGGTTCTGCGCGTTTTGTTAGTAAAACAAACACTACTATGACTGATACATTCAAGTCTCACGAACAAGGTTATCTTGGAGCTATTGCTGGCGGTAAAATTTATTTTTGGAATCAGATAACCAAGAAACATACGTTTAATTCTGAGTTCGATATCAGTAAAATAAAGGAACTTCCAAGAGTTGATATTATTTATTCTCATCAGAGTGACGATGGGGTATTTTATGACGCTGCTGTAAAAGCCGGTGCTAAAGGTATAGTCTCTGCCGGATCAGGTAACGGTTCTCTGTCTGACGCAACAAAGCTGGCAGGCAAAGATGCACAGAAAGCGGGAGTTGTATTTGTTCAGTCTTCCAGGGTGAACAACGGAATAATTACTCCTAAGAAATCCGGTCGCGTTGGTCTTTATGCCAACTCATTAAACCCAGCAAAATCAAGAATTCTACTGATGGTGGCTCTTACTAAAACGAGTGATCCGGAAGTAATTCAAAGATATTTTGACGAGTACTAG
- the rplT gene encoding 50S ribosomal protein L20, with the protein MPRAKGGFKTRRRRKEWLKKAKGFRGQINNVYKKTREQVERSLETAYVGRKQKKRDYRKLWIIRINAAARQHGMSYSVFMGALKQKGIEVDRKILSDMAINHPAEFEQLCKQVKA; encoded by the coding sequence ATGCCAAGAGCTAAAGGCGGGTTTAAAACCCGCAGAAGACGGAAAGAATGGCTGAAAAAAGCCAAAGGATTTAGAGGTCAGATCAACAACGTGTACAAAAAGACACGTGAACAGGTCGAAAGATCTCTGGAAACTGCCTATGTGGGCAGGAAACAGAAGAAACGTGACTACAGGAAACTGTGGATCATCCGTATCAACGCAGCAGCACGCCAGCATGGCATGAGCTACAGCGTTTTTATGGGCGCACTTAAGCAGAAAGGCATAGAAGTGGACAGAAAGATCCTCTCAGACATGGCTATCAATCACCCTGCTGAGTTCGAACAACTCTGCAAGCAGGTTAAGGCTTAA
- a CDS encoding family 1 encapsulin nanocompartment shell protein, translating to MNLLRKDFAPIGSAAWDEINTIAKETLKANLSARRFADVEGPYGINFAAVNLGRLKISDNKSPKDVVYGVNTVLPLVEARINFSLDIWELDNIDRGAKDIALDDLAEAARKMADFEENAVYNGFKDSGIVGLNQVAAKNRINMTLDKDNLVDAISEAQGRMRKEGIASGANLVVNPALWQFLAHVVPGGTLGDTVRRQIKGDIIYSETVDGALLVADREGDVELTTGQDFAIGYHSHDASKVNLFLTESFTFRVITPEAVIGFSLK from the coding sequence ATGAACTTACTCAGAAAAGATTTCGCTCCTATAGGCTCCGCCGCATGGGACGAAATTAATACTATAGCAAAAGAAACACTTAAGGCTAACCTCTCAGCAAGGAGATTTGCTGACGTTGAAGGTCCATACGGTATCAATTTTGCCGCTGTTAACCTCGGCAGACTCAAAATCTCAGATAACAAATCGCCAAAAGATGTTGTTTACGGCGTCAATACCGTACTCCCCCTTGTTGAAGCCAGAATCAATTTTTCTCTTGATATATGGGAGCTGGATAATATAGACAGAGGCGCTAAAGACATAGCACTCGATGACCTCGCCGAAGCAGCTAGAAAAATGGCAGACTTTGAAGAAAACGCTGTTTATAACGGCTTCAAAGACAGTGGAATAGTCGGACTTAATCAGGTTGCAGCCAAAAACAGAATTAACATGACACTTGACAAAGACAATCTCGTTGACGCCATAAGTGAGGCACAGGGGCGCATGAGGAAAGAAGGCATCGCATCTGGTGCAAACCTTGTTGTAAATCCCGCTCTCTGGCAATTTCTCGCACACGTTGTTCCAGGCGGGACACTGGGCGACACTGTCAGACGTCAGATCAAAGGCGATATTATTTACTCAGAGACTGTTGATGGTGCTTTGCTGGTTGCCGACAGAGAGGGCGACGTAGAGCTCACTACAGGGCAGGATTTTGCTATAGGCTACCACAGCCACGATGCATCGAAAGTTAACCTTTTCCTTACAGAATCTTTTACATTCAGAGTTATCACTCCTGAAGCTGTTATCGGCTTCAGCCTGAAATAA
- the rpmI gene encoding 50S ribosomal protein L35 translates to MPKMKTHKGSAKRFKITGSGKVKAKKSGLRHILTSKSTKRKRALRHPSILQGKDAQNVKKMMPYA, encoded by the coding sequence ATGCCGAAAATGAAAACCCATAAGGGTTCCGCTAAAAGGTTTAAAATTACCGGAAGCGGAAAAGTGAAAGCGAAGAAAAGCGGACTGAGGCACATCCTCACCTCCAAGTCCACTAAACGCAAGCGCGCTCTGCGCCACCCTAGCATCCTTCAAGGCAAAGACGCTCAGAACGTCAAAAAAATGATGCCTTATGCTTAA
- a CDS encoding ferritin family protein: MPDFGNPFSGLKSDRKLTDKELIRAIRFMVAAEYEAIQLYQQLAESTDNKLAQQVLIDIADEEKVHAGEFLRLLKELDPEEEKFYQQGYAEVEEEFLSGATSEDADNSGDLSIGSLKKK, translated from the coding sequence ATGCCTGATTTTGGAAACCCTTTCAGTGGATTAAAAAGTGACAGAAAGCTCACGGACAAAGAGCTTATCAGAGCAATCAGATTCATGGTTGCAGCAGAGTACGAAGCCATCCAGCTCTACCAGCAGCTAGCTGAATCGACTGATAATAAGCTTGCTCAGCAGGTGCTTATTGACATCGCAGATGAAGAAAAAGTCCACGCAGGAGAATTTCTCCGGCTTTTAAAAGAACTTGATCCGGAAGAAGAAAAATTTTATCAGCAAGGCTATGCAGAAGTAGAAGAGGAATTTCTCTCTGGTGCTACTTCAGAAGATGCTGACAATTCAGGAGACTTAAGCATAGGCAGTCTCAAAAAGAAGTAA
- a CDS encoding EF-hand domain-containing protein: protein MSISSIGMSYSQLQTSSELTIKGQGSNSSESTKETDSAVKSSGSMDSVSLSAETSQSYAIGGDTVSKSEFDQYDKDGDGEISASEQAAYEADQVDEADEDDTQAALIEAMEDAQDEVDEETEAVYSPYGEMSVKGESGTQVNATA from the coding sequence ATGAGTATTTCGTCAATAGGTATGTCCTATTCACAACTTCAAACATCTTCAGAACTGACTATAAAAGGGCAAGGAAGTAACAGTTCTGAATCGACAAAAGAGACTGATTCTGCTGTTAAGAGTTCTGGTAGTATGGATTCTGTTTCTCTTTCTGCTGAAACTTCACAGTCTTATGCAATTGGAGGTGACACAGTTTCAAAGTCTGAATTTGATCAGTATGACAAAGATGGCGATGGTGAAATTAGCGCTTCGGAACAGGCTGCTTACGAAGCAGATCAAGTTGACGAGGCAGACGAGGACGACACACAGGCCGCGCTTATAGAAGCAATGGAAGATGCACAGGACGAAGTGGATGAAGAGACTGAGGCAGTGTATTCACCATATGGTGAAATGAGTGTGAAAGGTGAGTCAGGTACACAAGTGAACGCTACTGCATAG
- the thrS gene encoding threonine--tRNA ligase, translating to MNVLLPDGAKLEIQDGATAYDVAKQISVGLAKKAIAAEINGTSKDIYAELSDGDTVKLITEKDPEALDIIRHSTAHLMAHAVKRLFDDVKVTIGPIIKDGFYYDFDMGDRKFTPDDLKAIEKMMAKIAAEAIPVKRRDVKSSDALKEFADEKYKVELITDIGDEHVSLYDQGDFTDLCRGPHVDNTKRLKHFKLLSVAGAYWRGNENNKMLQRIYGTSWQTKEDLDAYLNMLEEAEKRDHRKIGKQLKLFTFSEEAGAGFPIYLPNGGALRNVLETYEKQEHIKRGYDIVYGPSILKQDLWKKSGHYDNYRENMYFTKIDDVDYGVKPMNCLAHMMVFNSDIRSYRDLPQRYFELGTVHRHEKSGVLHGLLRVRAFTQDDAHLFCTPEQLNDEIIGIIDFVDEVMGKFGFEYEIEVSTKPEKYIGSDDNWEKATNALFEALKTKGLEYEINEGDGAFYGPKIDIKLKDAIGRYWQCATIQADFNLPEKFDLNYIGEDGQKHRPVMLHRVILGSVDRFIGVLTEHFAGAFPVWVAPKQVRVINITDGQLDYCKALVQKLKAEGFRVDSDLRNEKVGFKIREAQMEKIPHMLIIGQNEVDKELVSVRLRNGENKNELDFSTYLGVLTELDKNKSLKLWR from the coding sequence ATGAATGTATTGCTTCCAGATGGCGCCAAACTGGAAATTCAAGATGGCGCAACAGCATACGATGTGGCAAAACAAATAAGCGTCGGTCTCGCTAAAAAAGCTATTGCAGCAGAGATTAACGGAACATCAAAAGATATTTACGCTGAGCTCAGCGATGGCGATACAGTTAAACTTATAACGGAAAAAGACCCGGAGGCTCTGGACATCATCAGACACTCCACAGCTCACCTTATGGCGCACGCTGTAAAAAGGCTTTTTGATGATGTAAAAGTTACTATTGGTCCGATCATAAAAGATGGCTTTTATTATGACTTTGACATGGGCGACAGAAAATTTACTCCGGATGATCTCAAAGCCATAGAAAAGATGATGGCAAAAATAGCAGCAGAGGCTATCCCTGTTAAACGCAGAGACGTCAAATCTTCTGATGCACTTAAAGAATTTGCCGATGAGAAGTATAAAGTCGAGCTCATCACAGACATAGGTGACGAGCATGTATCTCTTTATGATCAGGGAGACTTTACAGACCTTTGCCGCGGGCCTCACGTGGACAACACAAAGCGACTGAAACATTTTAAACTGCTCTCTGTAGCCGGTGCATACTGGCGAGGGAACGAAAATAATAAAATGCTTCAGCGCATATACGGCACAAGCTGGCAAACAAAAGAAGACCTTGATGCTTACCTGAACATGCTGGAAGAAGCTGAGAAACGTGACCACCGGAAAATAGGCAAACAGCTCAAGCTTTTCACATTCAGCGAAGAGGCAGGCGCAGGCTTCCCGATATATCTTCCGAACGGCGGGGCACTGCGTAACGTACTGGAAACATACGAAAAACAGGAACACATTAAACGCGGATACGACATAGTTTACGGACCATCAATCCTCAAGCAGGATCTCTGGAAAAAATCAGGACACTATGACAACTATCGCGAAAATATGTATTTCACAAAAATAGACGATGTAGACTATGGCGTAAAACCGATGAACTGCCTTGCACACATGATGGTGTTCAACTCCGACATACGCAGTTATCGTGACCTGCCGCAAAGATATTTTGAACTCGGCACAGTGCACAGACACGAAAAATCAGGTGTTCTGCACGGTCTGCTCCGTGTGCGTGCGTTCACACAGGACGATGCACACCTTTTCTGCACTCCGGAACAGCTCAACGATGAAATAATAGGCATAATCGATTTTGTTGATGAGGTTATGGGCAAGTTCGGCTTTGAATACGAAATAGAGGTTTCCACCAAACCTGAAAAATACATAGGGTCTGATGACAACTGGGAAAAAGCAACCAATGCACTCTTCGAGGCACTTAAAACCAAAGGGCTTGAGTATGAGATAAACGAAGGCGACGGTGCTTTTTACGGTCCAAAAATCGACATCAAACTGAAAGACGCAATCGGACGCTACTGGCAATGTGCCACAATTCAGGCTGACTTTAATCTGCCTGAAAAGTTTGACCTTAACTACATAGGCGAGGATGGACAAAAGCACAGACCTGTCATGCTGCACAGAGTTATACTCGGCTCAGTTGACAGATTTATCGGAGTTCTGACGGAACATTTTGCGGGGGCTTTCCCTGTCTGGGTAGCACCAAAACAGGTTCGTGTCATTAACATCACTGATGGTCAGCTGGACTATTGTAAAGCTCTGGTACAAAAGCTTAAAGCTGAAGGCTTCCGAGTGGATTCCGACCTGCGCAACGAAAAAGTCGGATTTAAAATCCGTGAAGCTCAGATGGAAAAAATACCTCATATGTTAATAATAGGACAAAACGAGGTGGACAAAGAGCTTGTTTCTGTTAGACTGCGTAACGGAGAAAATAAAAATGAGCTTGATTTTTCCACCTATCTTGGTGTATTAACAGAGCTTGATAAAAATAAATCTCTTAAACTTTGGAGGTGA
- the infC gene encoding translation initiation factor IF-3 — protein MRGGKFTPAPQDKERINEKIPHSEVRLILDDGTQHGVCSMTEARALADQAGLDLVEIAPTAKPPVCRVMDYSKFKFEKNKKDREARKKQRANQVDTKEVKFRPKIEEHDYEVKMKNVKKFLSAGDKVKVVLRYRGREMMFQEMGLQLLNRIKDDIEGLGTVDKKPEMQGRQQIMMVSPVNTAGN, from the coding sequence ATAAGAGGCGGTAAGTTTACACCTGCTCCGCAGGATAAGGAGCGGATTAACGAGAAGATACCTCACAGCGAGGTAAGGCTGATTTTGGATGATGGTACACAACACGGCGTATGCAGTATGACGGAAGCACGCGCACTCGCAGACCAGGCAGGTCTGGATCTAGTGGAGATCGCCCCAACAGCGAAACCGCCGGTATGTAGGGTCATGGACTATAGCAAGTTCAAATTTGAGAAGAACAAAAAAGACCGTGAAGCACGTAAAAAACAGCGTGCCAATCAGGTTGACACGAAGGAAGTTAAATTCAGACCCAAGATCGAAGAACATGATTACGAAGTTAAGATGAAGAATGTTAAAAAATTCCTCTCTGCCGGCGATAAGGTGAAGGTTGTCCTTCGCTATCGCGGACGCGAAATGATGTTCCAAGAGATGGGGCTGCAATTGCTCAATAGAATCAAAGACGATATCGAGGGTCTCGGTACCGTCGACAAAAAACCCGAGATGCAGGGTCGACAGCAGATTATGATGGTTTCACCTGTTAATACTGCTGGAAACTAA